The following are encoded together in the Tatumella ptyseos genome:
- a CDS encoding 5'-nucleotidase, lipoprotein e(P4) family: MFCVTLISLLCACSSQQKLADQRLADQSTMAVNWMQQSGEYQAIALQTFRFATSAFQQAAAKGTHSPAVIVDLDETMIDNSAYQAWAAKQEVPFTDATWSQWTHAEQALAIPGAVEFARYIDSHGGIIFYVSNRAEQDRQATVDNLRALGFPGVSPETLLLNTSTSNKQARFDSIKAKGYQVVVYVGDNLNDFGQATWHKDNSQRREFVAQNREKFGTEFFVLPNPSYGDWESGLSQHYSSMRPTDKLEVRKQSLRVWKDTP, encoded by the coding sequence ATGTTTTGCGTTACGTTGATCAGCCTACTTTGCGCATGTTCCTCACAGCAGAAACTAGCCGACCAACGTTTGGCCGACCAATCCACCATGGCAGTTAACTGGATGCAGCAGTCAGGAGAATACCAGGCAATCGCATTACAAACCTTTAGATTTGCGACGTCTGCTTTTCAACAAGCTGCCGCTAAGGGCACACATTCTCCGGCAGTTATTGTCGATCTGGATGAAACCATGATTGATAACAGCGCTTATCAAGCGTGGGCAGCAAAACAGGAAGTTCCTTTTACTGATGCTACATGGTCACAGTGGACGCATGCCGAACAAGCGTTAGCGATTCCTGGCGCTGTTGAGTTTGCACGCTATATCGATAGCCATGGTGGGATTATCTTTTATGTCTCAAACCGCGCAGAGCAAGATCGTCAAGCAACCGTTGATAATCTTCGCGCACTCGGTTTCCCAGGCGTCTCCCCAGAAACATTATTACTCAATACTTCCACCAGTAATAAGCAAGCACGATTCGATAGCATCAAGGCTAAAGGTTATCAGGTGGTCGTGTATGTCGGGGACAACTTAAATGATTTCGGCCAAGCCACTTGGCACAAAGATAATAGTCAGCGCCGTGAATTTGTGGCACAAAATCGGGAGAAATTTGGTACCGAGTTTTTCGTTTTACCGAATCCGAGCTATGGCGATTGGGAGTCTGGGTTAAGCCAGCATTACTCTTCTATGAGGCCGACAGACAAGCTTGAGGTGAGAAAACAATCGCTGCGTGTTTGGAAGGATACGCCTTAA
- the rlmG gene encoding 23S rRNA (guanine(1835)-N(2))-methyltransferase RlmG codes for MNELQVSGQSLTLNRFPANAADPNLQAWDSADEYLLQQSLPEGPILVMNDNFGALTCGLQPRQVWQVSDSFISQQATLHNLATNEFPASNVRFLDSLAELPQGMAAVVIKIPKTLALLEHQLQALRQVVTVETIIIAAAKAKDIHKSTLELFEKWLGETHTSLAWKKSRLVFAKLTAEQPAANNGILSWPLENTPYTVHNHANVFARQSLDIGARLFLQHLPSQLEGTIVDLGCGNGVVGLLALEQNPEAKVHFVDESWMAVASSQLNVEKNLPDDRSRCEFTVNNSLSGFTGGSLQAVLCNPPFHQQSVITDHIAWQMFRDAKRCLGYGGELRVIGNRHLDYHRKLKKLFGNCQLIASDARFVVLRSVKL; via the coding sequence ATGAATGAACTGCAAGTAAGTGGGCAATCGCTTACCCTCAATCGATTCCCAGCCAATGCGGCAGATCCCAACTTACAAGCATGGGATTCCGCAGATGAATATTTACTCCAGCAGTCATTACCAGAAGGACCTATTCTCGTAATGAATGATAATTTCGGTGCATTGACTTGTGGGCTTCAGCCTCGCCAAGTGTGGCAAGTCAGTGATTCGTTCATTAGCCAACAAGCCACATTGCATAATCTGGCGACCAATGAATTCCCTGCCAGTAATGTAAGATTTCTTGATAGCCTCGCTGAGTTACCTCAAGGCATGGCGGCGGTGGTCATCAAAATACCGAAGACTTTAGCCCTACTTGAACATCAACTACAAGCATTACGTCAAGTCGTCACGGTAGAGACTATTATTATCGCTGCAGCGAAAGCAAAAGATATCCATAAGTCGACCCTTGAGCTTTTTGAAAAGTGGTTGGGTGAGACACATACTTCGCTTGCTTGGAAAAAATCGCGTCTTGTTTTCGCGAAACTGACCGCTGAACAGCCCGCTGCAAATAATGGAATATTAAGTTGGCCGTTAGAGAATACGCCATATACCGTGCATAATCATGCTAACGTTTTTGCACGTCAATCTCTCGATATTGGTGCTCGCCTATTCTTACAACACCTCCCTTCGCAACTTGAAGGTACTATTGTCGATTTAGGCTGTGGTAATGGCGTGGTTGGATTATTAGCACTGGAACAAAACCCAGAAGCCAAAGTTCATTTTGTCGATGAATCATGGATGGCAGTGGCTTCGAGTCAGCTCAATGTCGAGAAAAACTTACCGGATGATCGCTCTCGCTGTGAGTTCACGGTCAATAACAGTTTAAGCGGTTTTACCGGTGGAAGTTTGCAAGCGGTACTCTGTAATCCTCCGTTCCACCAACAAAGTGTTATTACCGATCACATAGCTTGGCAAATGTTTAGAGACGCAAAGCGGTGCTTGGGGTATGGCGGAGAGTTACGTGTGATAGGTAACCGTCATCTTGATTATCACCGGAAATTAAAAAAATTATTTGGTAACTGCCAATTAATTGCTTCCGATGCACGCTTTGTTGTTTTACGCTCAGTAAAACTCTAA